The Sphingomonas sp. LY54 genome includes a region encoding these proteins:
- the trpS gene encoding tryptophan--tRNA ligase, giving the protein MRVVSGIQPTGNLHLGNYLGAIQRWVKMQDEAECLFFLADLHAITVYNDPDELAANVREMAAALIACGIDQNKSLLFNHARVPAHPELAWLLNCTARIGWLNRMTQFKEKSGKNRETASVGLFAYPVLMAADVLLYQATHVPVGEDQKQHLELARDVATKFNTDYNVELFTLPEPLIGATAARVMSLRDGSAKMSKSDPSDMSRINLTDDSDAVAQKIRKAKTDAEPLPESFDALAERPEARNLVGIYAALSGESADQVLARFAGQGFGAFKPALADLLVETLRPIKTRLDELRDDPAELDRILLDGAGRAAAMAKPTLDGAYEAMGLRRSA; this is encoded by the coding sequence ATGCGCGTAGTCTCGGGCATCCAGCCCACCGGCAATCTCCACCTCGGCAATTATCTCGGCGCCATCCAGCGCTGGGTGAAGATGCAGGACGAGGCCGAATGCCTGTTCTTCCTCGCCGATCTCCACGCCATCACGGTCTATAACGATCCGGACGAACTCGCCGCCAACGTCCGAGAGATGGCCGCGGCGCTGATCGCCTGCGGGATCGACCAGAACAAATCCCTGCTGTTCAACCACGCGCGCGTGCCGGCCCATCCCGAGCTCGCCTGGCTGCTCAACTGCACCGCGCGCATCGGCTGGCTGAACCGGATGACCCAGTTCAAGGAGAAGTCCGGCAAGAATCGCGAGACCGCGAGTGTCGGCCTGTTCGCTTATCCTGTGCTGATGGCGGCCGACGTCCTGCTCTACCAGGCGACCCACGTGCCCGTCGGCGAGGACCAAAAGCAGCATCTCGAGCTGGCGCGCGACGTCGCGACGAAGTTCAACACCGACTACAATGTCGAGCTGTTCACCCTGCCCGAGCCGCTGATCGGCGCGACGGCGGCGCGCGTGATGTCGCTGCGGGACGGTTCGGCCAAGATGTCCAAGTCCGATCCGTCGGACATGAGCCGGATCAACCTCACCGACGACAGCGACGCGGTCGCGCAGAAGATCCGCAAGGCCAAGACCGACGCCGAGCCGCTGCCCGAATCGTTCGACGCGCTGGCCGAGCGGCCCGAGGCGCGCAACCTCGTCGGCATCTATGCGGCCTTGAGCGGCGAGAGCGCCGACCAGGTGCTGGCGCGCTTTGCCGGCCAGGGCTTCGGCGCGTTCAAGCCCGCGTTGGCCGACCTGCTGGTCGAGACGCTGCGGCCGATCAAGACGCGGCTCGACGAGTTGCGCGACGATCCCGCCGAGCTCGACCGAATCCTGCTCGACGGGGCCGGGCGTGCCGCAGCAATGGCCAAGCCGACGCTGGACGGGGCGTATGAGGCGATGGGGCTGCGCCGCTCGGCTTAA
- a CDS encoding DUF4136 domain-containing protein: MSIHKKLLTLAAPVALLALSACATGFPAKVSRFQAMPAPQGQSFVVQPAHAEDRGGLEFSRYADLVRRNLIAQGYQEAASPQSATMVVSIDYGVDNGREKVVTYPSSRIGYGGFYDPFYPRFYYGRRSPFYYGWHDPFWYDPFGYDNVRSYTEYTSYFDMDIKRTADGQALFEGTAKGRSRTDELQTLVPNLVQAMFTGFPGNSGETVRITVPPPQRSR; this comes from the coding sequence ATGTCCATTCACAAGAAACTGCTGACGCTCGCCGCTCCGGTGGCGTTGCTCGCGCTCAGCGCCTGCGCGACCGGCTTTCCGGCCAAGGTCTCGCGCTTCCAGGCGATGCCCGCGCCGCAAGGCCAGAGCTTCGTCGTCCAGCCCGCCCATGCCGAGGATCGCGGCGGCCTGGAATTCTCGCGCTACGCCGATCTGGTGCGGCGTAACCTGATCGCCCAGGGCTATCAGGAAGCCGCGTCGCCGCAGAGCGCGACGATGGTCGTGTCGATCGATTACGGCGTCGACAACGGCCGCGAGAAAGTCGTCACCTATCCGAGCAGCCGGATCGGCTATGGCGGGTTCTACGACCCCTTCTACCCGCGTTTCTATTACGGTCGCCGCTCTCCCTTCTATTACGGGTGGCACGACCCCTTCTGGTACGATCCGTTCGGCTACGACAACGTGCGCAGCTACACCGAATATACCAGCTATTTCGACATGGACATCAAGCGCACGGCCGACGGCCAGGCGCTGTTCGAGGGCACCGCCAAGGGCCGCTCGCGGACGGACGAATTGCAGACGCTCGTCCCGAACCTGGTGCAGGCGATGTTCACCGGCTTCCCGGGCAATTCGGGCGAGACCGTCCGGATCACCGTGCCGCCGCCGCAGCGCAGCCGCTAG
- the murJ gene encoding murein biosynthesis integral membrane protein MurJ codes for MNLHKAIGTIGGLTMVSRILGFAREMIFARVMGAGMAADAFALAFMIPNLFRRLFGEGAFSAGFVPLFSQRLHGEGGMEEARRFAEEVLAVFMPILIAITVVFMIAMPGFALLIASGWRDDPEKFALAVELSRITFPYMIFICLVSLFSGVLNSLTRFTAAAFAPSLLNIALIGALLLVREGGPATARAMAVGVIVGGVLQLALCWGSVRRAGLKLRITPPKMTPRVKELLILILPATLGGGIYYISQFFYVYFATSLPEGSLVYLGFADRLNQLPLAIIGSALGTAILPSISRFVAGGENGEAARVQSQAVELSMLLTLPAAVALAVTSGPIVAALFQGGRFTAEDAATTALVLSIIVAGLPAYVLIKVLTPGFYARKDMKTPLYIAIAMLLVGIVLNFALIPVIGIAALAFTTALSAWLNALVLYGLLHHRGHFKIEGWLWGRLVRQLLAAGVMAAALWVVGQQLEPLFAASAGRRLVGVGTLVSVGGIVYFAVAWVIGAMNRDDVLILLRRKKVS; via the coding sequence ATGAACCTGCACAAGGCGATCGGCACGATCGGCGGGCTGACCATGGTCAGCCGGATCCTCGGTTTCGCGCGCGAGATGATCTTCGCGCGGGTGATGGGCGCCGGCATGGCCGCCGACGCCTTCGCCCTCGCCTTCATGATCCCGAACCTGTTCCGCCGCCTGTTCGGCGAGGGTGCCTTTTCGGCCGGGTTCGTGCCCTTGTTCAGCCAGCGCCTCCACGGCGAAGGCGGGATGGAAGAGGCGCGCCGCTTCGCCGAGGAAGTGCTGGCGGTGTTCATGCCGATCCTGATCGCGATCACGGTCGTGTTCATGATCGCGATGCCCGGCTTCGCTTTGCTGATCGCTTCGGGCTGGCGCGACGATCCCGAAAAGTTCGCCCTCGCGGTCGAGCTGTCGCGGATCACCTTCCCCTACATGATCTTCATCTGCCTGGTGTCGCTCTTCTCGGGCGTGCTCAACTCGCTGACCCGCTTCACAGCAGCCGCGTTCGCGCCCTCCCTGCTCAACATCGCGCTGATCGGGGCCTTGCTGCTCGTCCGCGAGGGCGGCCCGGCCACGGCGCGGGCGATGGCGGTGGGCGTGATCGTGGGCGGCGTGCTCCAGCTCGCTTTGTGCTGGGGCAGCGTCCGTCGCGCCGGGCTGAAACTCCGCATCACCCCGCCGAAGATGACGCCGCGCGTCAAGGAGCTGCTGATCCTGATCCTGCCGGCGACGCTCGGCGGGGGCATCTATTATATCAGCCAGTTCTTCTACGTTTATTTCGCCACCAGCCTGCCCGAAGGCTCGCTCGTCTATCTCGGTTTTGCCGACCGGTTGAACCAGCTCCCGCTCGCCATTATCGGCTCGGCGCTGGGCACCGCAATCCTCCCCTCGATCAGCCGCTTCGTCGCGGGCGGCGAGAATGGAGAAGCGGCGCGGGTCCAGTCGCAGGCGGTCGAGTTGTCGATGCTCCTCACCCTCCCCGCCGCGGTCGCATTGGCGGTCACGTCGGGGCCGATCGTGGCCGCACTGTTCCAGGGCGGGCGCTTCACCGCCGAGGATGCGGCCACCACCGCGCTCGTGCTTTCGATCATCGTCGCGGGTCTGCCGGCCTATGTGCTGATCAAGGTGCTGACGCCGGGCTTCTACGCCCGCAAGGACATGAAGACGCCGCTGTATATCGCGATCGCGATGCTGCTCGTCGGCATCGTCCTCAACTTCGCCCTCATCCCGGTGATCGGCATCGCGGCCCTCGCCTTCACCACCGCTCTGTCGGCCTGGCTCAATGCCCTCGTCCTCTACGGCCTGCTGCACCATCGCGGCCATTTCAAGATCGAGGGATGGCTGTGGGGCCGACTGGTCCGCCAGCTTCTGGCCGCAGGCGTGATGGCCGCGGCCTTGTGGGTGGTCGGTCAACAGCTCGAGCCGCTCTTCGCCGCCTCGGCCGGCCGCCGCCTGGTCGGCGTCGGGACGCTGGTGAGCGTCGGCGGCATCGTCTATTTCGCCGTCGCATGGGTCATCGGCGCTATGAACCGCGACGACGTCCTCATTCTCCTCCGGCGCAAGAAGGTTAGCTGA